One Dioscorea cayenensis subsp. rotundata cultivar TDr96_F1 chromosome 15, TDr96_F1_v2_PseudoChromosome.rev07_lg8_w22 25.fasta, whole genome shotgun sequence genomic region harbors:
- the LOC120277442 gene encoding LOW QUALITY PROTEIN: leucine-rich repeat receptor-like tyrosine-protein kinase PXC3 (The sequence of the model RefSeq protein was modified relative to this genomic sequence to represent the inferred CDS: deleted 2 bases in 2 codons) → MASSSLLCCWFFIFLSLVLQWQHAIAELQDQAVMVALRKELSIKEWELGELSCCDWPGVTCAGENRTVTVLDLSRRNLRGNISLISQLKSLQRLDLSGNAFHGSIPDSFGDLLELEFLDLSMNMLENQIPASLGSMRKLTALNLSNNVLVGEIPDDLKKLRKLEEFQISANNLSGSIPDWIGLLTKLRVFSAYENDLSGVIPRNLGLVSQLEMLNLHSNQLQGVIPESIFQSGKLEVLILTVNKLNGSLPDSVGKCRGLSNLRIGNNRLVGGIPKSIGNISSLTYFEADNNHLSGEIVPEFAQCANLTLLNLAYNGFTGMVPLQFGELKNLQEFIVSGNSLTGEVPRSLLKCRNLSKLDLSNNRFNGSLPADLCNTTRLQFLLLGQNSISGEIPKEIGNCVRLLELQLGSNYLTGDIPPEIGKIKNLQIALNLSFNHLRGVLPRELGKLDKLVSLDVSNNQLSGSIPLELKGMQSLIEVNFSNNELSGQVPIFAPFQKSTLSSFSGNEGLCGDPVNVTCNTYYELNHHKVSYKIILTVVGSGLTVFATVSVIVALFMLKEKQEMAMKAKMAGGDALVTPPPVVAANVFVESMKQAVDFDSVVKTTLNDSNKMSNGTFSIVYKVIMPSGLVLSVKKLKSVERTVVHHQNKMIRELERLGNINHINLMKPIGYVIYDDVALLLHHHMPNGTLAELIHNTDKSESEPDWPRRLSIAIGVAEGLTFLHHVATIHLDISSSNIFLDAHYNALVGEVEISKLLDPSKGTASISAVAGSFGYIPPEYAYTMQVTAPGNVYSFGVVLLEILTSRLPVDEVFGEGIDLVKWVHSAPIRGETPEQIMDARLSTVSFAWRKQMLAALKVAMLCTDSTPAKRPKMKKVVEMLLEVKQT, encoded by the exons atggcttcttcttctttactttgttGCTGGTTTTTTATCTTTCTTAGCTTGGTGCTTCAATGGCAGCATGCCATTGCTGAGCTTCAAGACCAGGCAGTCATGGTGGCTCTCCGGAAAGAGCTCTCAATCAAGGAATGGGAGCTCGGTGAGCTCAGCTGCTGCGATTGGCCGGGCGTCACCTGCGCCGGAGAGAACCGGACGGTGACGGTGCTTGACCTCTCTCGCCGGAATCTCAGAGGTAACATCTCTCTCATATCTCAGCTGAAATCACTGCAAAGATTGGATCTTTCCGGCAATGCATTTCATGGTTCAATCCCTGATTCTTTTGGTGATTTGCTTGAGCTTGAGTTCCTTGATCTCTCAATGAACATGCTTGAGAATCAGATTCCTGCTTCTCTTGGTTCCATGAGAAAACTCACTGCTTTGAATCTCTCAAACAATGTGCTTGTTGGTGAAATCCCTGATGATTTGAAGAAACTCAGAAAGTTGGAAGAGTTCCAGATTTCTGCTAATAATCTGAGTGGATCCATTCCagattggattggattgtta ACTAAATTGAGAGTTTTTTCTGCTTATGAGAATGATCTCAGTGGTGTAATT CCTAGAAATTTGGGACTTGTTTCTCAGCTTGAGATGTTGAATCTTCATTCAAACCAGCTCCAAGGAGTGATACCAGAGAGCATCTTTCAATCTGGGAAACTGGAGGTTTTGATTCTCACTGTCAATAAATTGAATGGAAGTTTACCCGATTCTGTTGGTAAATGTAGAGGGCTTTCAAATCTAAGAATTGGGAACAATAGACTTGTTGGTGGTATTCCTAAATCGATCGGTAATATTAGTAGTCTTACTTACTTTGAGGCAGATAATAATCATCTATCTGGCGAGATTGTTCCTGAGTTCGCGCAATGTGCGAACCTCACACTGCTTAATTTAGCGTATAATGGTTTCACTGGAATGGTTCCTTTGCAGTTTGGTGAGCTCAAGAATCTGCAAGAGTTTATAGTTTCAGGTAATAGTCTAACTGGTGAGGTTCCAAGATCATTGCTGAAGTGTAGAAATTTGAGCAAGCTTGATCTTAGCAACAACCGATTCAATGGGAGCTTGCCGGCCGATCTCTGTAATACGACAAGGTTGCAGTTCCTTCTGCTTGGTCAGAACTCGATCAGTGGGGAGATACCGAAGGAGATTGGTAACTGTGTGAGGCTGCTTGAGCTTCAATTGGGTAGCAACTATCTTACCGGAGATATCCCTCCAGAGATCGGTAAGATTAAGAACTTGCAAATAGCTTTGAATCTCAGCTTCAATCATCTCCGAGGCGTGTTGCCTAGAGAGTTGGGGAAGCTCGATAAGCTCGTCTCACTTGATGTCTCAAACAATCAACTCTCTGGAAGTATTCCGCTTGAACTCAAAGGAATGCAGAGTTTGATTGAAGTTAACTTCTCAAATAATGAGCTAAGTGGACAAGTGCCGATCTTTGCTCCGTTTCAGAAGAGCACTCTTTCAAGCTTCTCAGGCAATGAAGGGCTTTGTGGTGATCCAGTGAATGTTACTTGTAATACTTACTATGAGCTCAACCATCACAAAGTATCATACAAGATAATTTTGACTGTTGTTGGTTCTGGCCTGACTGTCTTTGCAACAGTATCAGTAATAGTTGCGCTGTTTATGTTGAAAGAGAAgcaagaaatggctatgaaggCAAAAATGGCGGGCGGGGATGCACTTGTGACACCGCCACCGGTAGTAGCTGCAAATGTCTTTGTTGAAAGCATGAAACAGGCAGTGGATTTCGACAGTGTCGTGAAGACAACGTTGAATGATTCAAACAAGATGAGCAATGGAACATTCAGCATAGTCTACAAAGTGATCATGCCATCGGGACTTGTTTTATCGGTGAAGAAGCTAAAATCAGTGGAGCGAACTGTTGTTCATCACCAGAACAAGATGATAAGGGAGCTTGAAAGACTGGGAAACATCAACCACATCAATCTGATGAAACCTATCGGTTATGTTATATATGACGATGTTGCTCTCTTGCTTCACCATCACATGCCGAACGGAACACTAGCTGAACTTATTCATAACACTGATAAATCAGAAAGCGAACCAGATTGGCCCCGAAGACTATCAATTGCGATCGGAGTTGCTGAAGGATTGACTTTCCTTCATCATGTAGCAACTATTCACTTAGATATCTCTTCGTCTAACATATTCCTCGACGCCCATTACAATGCTTTGGTCGGAGAAGTAGAGATCTCAAAGCTCTTGGACCCATCCAAAGGAACAGCTAGCATCAGTGCGGTTGCAGGATCATTCGGTTACATCCCTCCGG AATATGCTTATACAATGCAAGTTACAGCACCTGGAAATGTATATAGTTTTGGAGTGGTGTTACTTGAGATCCTCACAAGTAGATTACCAGTTGATGAAGTGTTCGGCGAAGGGATTGATCTGGTGAAATGGGTTCACAGTGCACCAATTCGAGGAGAAACTCCGGAGCAGATAATGGATGCGAGGCTAAGTACTGTGTCGTTTGCATGGCGGAAACAGATGCTTGCAGCTCTGAAGGTAGCCATGCTCTGCACCGATTCCACTCCGGCCAAACGACCTAAGATGAAGAAAGTAGTCGAAATGCTTCTCGAAGTAAAGCAGACTTGA
- the LOC120276665 gene encoding uncharacterized protein LOC120276665 gives MAFLLLLLFCSLVFSSGHALATTGVLDGLLANGNFEDSPKSSKLNKTRIIGKHSLPNWLVRGHVEYVSGGPQPGGMFFAVPHGVHAVRLGNHASISQNITVKVGKLYALSFGASRTCPQDETLRVSVPPVFGDLPLQTLYSSNGGDTYAWAFIVRKTNQANATTVTVTVMFHNPGIQEDSSCGPLLDIVAIKELVPPFPTRYNLVKNGDFEEGPHSFKNSTSGILLPPRQEDAISPLPGWIIESLKAVRFIDSAHFSIPYGQYAVELVAGRESAIAQLLRTVAGKSYNLTFVIGDAKNGCHGKMLVEAFAANATAKVPFESHGKGKFVPGSLKFIAMGSRTRITFFSSFYHTKINDVGSLCGPVLDRVRVYPIY, from the exons ATGGCTTTCTTGCTTCTCCTGCTCTTTTGCTCTTTGGTTTTCTCTTCTGGCCATGCTCTTGCAACTACTGGTGTTCTTGATG GACTTCTTGCTAATGGTAACTTTGAAGATAGTCCCAAGTCTAGTAAGCTGAACAAAACTCGTATTATCGGCAAACATTCTCTTCCAAATTGGCTTGTCCGTGGCCATGTTGAGTATGTCTCTGGCGGTCCACAACCGGGCGGCATGTTCTTCGCGGTGCCACACGGTGTTCATGCAGTGAGACTTGGCAATCATGCATCCATCTCTCAGAACATAACTGTTAAAGTAGGCAAACTCTATGCGCTTTCATTTGGTGCATCGAGAACTTGTCCACAGGACGAGACATTGAGAGTCTCCGTGCCACCCGTCTTCGGTGATCTCCCTCTCCAAACTTTGTACAGCAGCAATGGAGGCGATACGTATGCTTGGGCTTTCATTGTCCGTAAAACCAATCAAGCTAATGCTACTACCGTCACAGTCACAGTTATGTTCCATAATCCGGGAATTCAAGAGGACTCATCTTGTGGACCTCTTTTGGATATTGTGGCTATCAAGGAGCTCGTTCCTCCGTTCCCCACAAGAT ATAACTTGGTCAAGAATGGAGATTTTGAAGAAGGACCACACTCATTCAAGAACTCGACATCGGGTATACTCCTACCTCCAAGGCAAGAGGACGCAATTTCCCCATTACCCGGTTGGATAATTGAATCACTCAAAGCCGTCCGGTTCATCGATTCAGCTCATTTTTCCATCCCATATGGCCAATATGCAGTCGAACTCGTTGCAGGGAGAGAAAGCGCAATTGCGCAATTGCTAAGAACAGTTGCTGGAAAATCATACAACCTCACATTTGTCATTGGAGACGCGAAAAATGGCTGCCATGGAAAAATGTTAGTGGAAGCTTTTGCAGCAAATGCGACGGCGAAAGTGCCTTTCGAGTCTCATGGTAAAGGTAAGTTCGTGCCGGGGAGTTTGAAGTTCATTGCCATGGGATCAAGAACAAGGATCACATTCTTCAGTTCATTCTATCACACTAAGATTAATGATGTTGGGTCTCTTTGTGGACCTGTCTTGGATCGAGTTAGAGTTTATCCAATCTATTAG